GCCGCCGCGCCAGTCTTTGTGAGACGGGCCATCAACGGTTTTCTGAGTTGCGGTGGTAGCGTGAACGGTGGTCATCAGGCCTTCAACGATACCGAAGTTGTCGTTGATAACTTTAGCCAGTGGCGCCAGGCAGTTAGTGGTGCAGGATGCGTTGGAAACGATGTCCTGGCCAGCATACTTCTCGAAGTTAGCGCCTTTAACGAACATTGGGGTGTTGTCTTTGGATGGACCAGTCAGAACAACTTTTTTCGCGCCAGCGGTGATGTGCTTACGCGCAGTTTCGTCAGTCAGGAAGATACCGGTTGCTTCAGCAACAACGTCAACACCGATTTCGCCCCACTTCAGGTTAGCTGGATCTTTTTCAGCAGTAACACGGATGGTTTTGCCGTTGACAACCAGGTGGCCGTCTTTCACTTCAACGGTGCCGTTGAAACGACCGTGAGTTGAGTCGTACTTCAGCATGTACGCCATGTATTCAGCGTCTAACAGATCGTTGATACCAACGATTTCGATGTCAGAACGTTCCTGAGCAGCACGGAAAACAATACGGCCGATACGGCCAAAACCGTTGATACCTACTTTGATAGTCATATATTCCACCAGCTATTTGTTAGTGAATAAAAGGTTGCGTGTAAAATTACAAAAACCTTACGCAGCGTCAAGCGGAATCGTGTCAATCATTGCGACAAATCAATCCTTCGCACTAGCTTTGCTCGATTGACCTACCTCACATTCCCTTGGAGCTAGCACCCATATGGGGCCTGCGCACGGAATTTTAAAGGGCTGCCCACATAAAAACGTGGACTGGATCACATTTGTCTGAGCACCTCTGCGCAACGAGTAAGTTTAGAACAAAAGTTCATACTTCAGTGTTAATGTTTTGTTAGAATCGACGGTAAAAGTAGTCTGTTTCAACTGCGAGATGTAAGCCTATGTCGAATCAACATAACTCCGATGAACTGAAAAAAAACCTCACAGAAATGCAGTTCTACGTAACCCAGCACCACGGTACGGAACCCCCGTTTACCGGGCGTCTGCTGCATAATAAGCGGGATGGTGTTTACCACTGCCTGGTGTGTGACGCCGCCCTGTTTAACTCCCAGAGCAAATACGATTCTGGCTGCGGCTGGCCGAGCTTCTATGAACCGGTCAGTGAAGAGGCGATTCATTATCTGAAGGACACCAGCCACGGTATGGAGCGCATTGAGATCCGCTGTGGAAACTGTGACGCGCATCTCGGTCACGTCTTCCCGGATGGCCCTCAGCCGACAGGGGAGCGTTTTTGCGTCAATTCCGCCTCATTAAGCTTCACCGATGACCAGAACGGCGACCAGACCAAAGGCTGAAAAATCGATTCAGCAAATTATTCCTTCACCTCAGGATAAAACATGAACATTGAAGAGATGATTAACGGCATGACGCCGGAAGTTTATCAGCGTCTGGTCACGGCGGTTGAGCTGGGCAAATGGGCCGATGGCGTGGCGCTGACCCCGGAGCAGAAAGAGAACTGTCTGCAGCTGGTGATGCTGTGGCAGGCGCGCAATAACACCGACGCGCAGCACATGACCATCGACACCCAGGGACAGATGGTGATGAAGAGCAAACAGCAGCTGAAAGAAGATTTTGGTATTGCGCCGAAATCCATCGCGACGCTGAAAATGCATTGATGGCGACTGCGGCCCGGCGATCCTCTCACCGGGCCTTTTTGATGCCGCTAGTGTTTGATCCCCAGCGAGTCAGCTAACTGCTTCGCCAGCTGGTTATTATCATCCGCGCCGTACTCCCAGAACATGGCGCCTGCCAGTCCTTTCTCTTTGATGTAGTCCGCTTTGATCGCCACCGAGCGCGGGTTTTCATACGACAGGGCGAACAGCGGCTTGCCATCATCAGACTTCACCGATAACCACGGCACTTTGGCCTCATCGTCCCACTGCTCCGTAAAGCGTTTCTGCGGATCGTTTAAAAACGTCTTCACGATATCGTTGTACTTCACGTAGGTATCTTTGGTCAGATCGTAGCCCAGGGATTTGAACAGTTCGATCTGCTGTGCGCTGAAGTAAGGCTGCGTTGCGGGATTTTTCTGTGCATCAGCTTTGCTCCAGTCGATGCCCGGCTCAACGGCGCGCTTCGGCACGCGCCCATAAAAACCGATGCCCAGGTTCATCTGCTGCGGTTTCAGCCCGGCGGCCAGATAGTTGTTCACCACAAAATCGACGCTGTATTTATCCGCGGCGGCAACGGTCGGCCAGGCGCTGGAGTCATACAGGTTGGCGTTGAAGTACTGAGTGCCGTACGCCATGTCGTAGGTCATCAGGTTGATGTAATCGAGCTGCGGGGCCACCGCTTTCACGTCCACCCAGCTTTTCGGACTTTCTGCATTGGCACCAACGGCGATGGTCACCAGTTTTTTATCGCCGAACGCGGCACGCAGCTCTTTCAGCAGTGCGGTAAAGTTAGCCCGATCTTCAGGCTTGCTGGCGACCAGTCCCCACGCGCCGTTGACCGGATACTCCCAGTCCAGATCGATCCCATCAAGTCCGTATTTCTCAACGATAGCGTCGGCGGAGCGGATGAACACCGCCCGGGTCTCCGGGGTTGATGCTGCACCCGAGAAACCACGAGCGCCCCAGCCGCCGACGGAGAGCAGCACCTTAAGGTTGGGGTTCTGCTTACGCAGGACAGGGAGCAGGGCCAGATCGGCTTCCACCTTAGGAGATAACCAGATCTGGTGCAGCCTGGCTGGATCTTTTAACGCCGGGTTAGTTTCGTCTTTCTCATCGTTATAGATCAGGCCAAAGGAGTAATTCAGGTGGGTTATCTGGCGCACGTCCAGTTTATTGATATCCCCGCCCGGTCCGGCAGTGACATCGCCGCCACCGTTGAAATAGCCGACGGACATCATCGAACTGGCGGAAGCAACCGAGGCGCAGAGCAGGGGTAAAGCTGCCAGCAATGGCAAACGTTTCATACAAGTTCCTCTTTGACTGAATAAAAATAACCACGCCACGGAAAGGCGTGGCGAAAAAACAGCCGAAAAAGAATAGCATTACCGCTGCGCTGAGAGTGGGAGGGAGTTCACTTTATGGGAGATCGTGCGGGTTGCCGGATTGCCCGGCGGCGCTGCGCTTGCACGGGCCTACGTGTCCGATGCCAGTTGTTGATTTTGTAGGCCGGGTAAGCGTCAGCGCCACCCGGCGAACAGGCGCGCTACGCCTGGGTTTCCTGCCAGTCCGCCAGCGTATACAGCGTGGCGCCTTCCGCCGCCATGTCCATAAAGGCCTGGGCGCTGTCCTGACGCTGAATGTTCACCCCGCGACAGCCGTCGGTGATCACATTCACCCGGTAGCCCAGCTGCAACGCGTCCAGCACGGTAAACTTCACGCAGTAATCCGTCGCCAGCCCCATCACAATCAGCTCCACAATCTCGTGATGACGCAGCCACTGATCCAGCCCGGTTTTCTGTCGGTGCCCGTTATCAAAAAAGGCGCTGTAGCTGTCGATGTTCGGGTTTTCTCCCTTCTGAAACACCGCGTCAATGGCTTTGCTGTTGAGCAGGGGATGCAGCTCTGCGCCTTCGCTGTGCTGCACGCAGTGATCGGGCCAGAAGGTTTGCGGCAGGCCGTCCAGCTCGCCCTGGGTAAAGGGCTCAACGTTATGCTGGCTGGCAAAGCTGCCGTGATCCGCCGGATGCCAGTCCTGGCTGGCAACCACCGCTTCGCCGCGTGCTTTACACCACCCGATCAGCGCGTTGGCAACATCTACCGTGCTGTCGCCTTCGGCTACCGCCAGCGCGCCGCCGGCGCAAAAATCATTTTGTAAATCGACCAGTAACAGGGCTCGTTGCTTCATAGGGGCTCCTTATTCGTCTGGCGTCAGTTCGCCACGCAGGTTTTGCATCATCGCGGTGCGGATCGCCTGCACATCCAGATCCTGACTGAGTAAGTAGTGAAGTTTAGTCAGCGTCGCCTCGACCGTCATATCGAACCCGCTGATCACCCCCGCATGGGCCAGGGCGTTACCGGTGGCATAGCCGCCCATATTCACCTTGCCGGACATGCACTGGGTCAGGTTCACCACCACAATTCCACGGCTGCTCGCCTCCTGCAGCTCTTTCAGGAACTCACCGTTCTGCGGCGCATTGCCCACGCCGTAGGAGCGCAGGATCAGCGCCTTCACCGGCTGGCGCAGGAAGTTACGCACCACCTCGGCGGAGATGCCCGGATAGATTGTCACCACGCCGATGGGCTGCGGGGTAATCGGATGCACCACCAGCTCGCCGGAGGTATGCGGCGCTGGCGGCGTGCCGAGGCGGCGGATATGGATCCCCGCTTCCAGCAGCGGCGTAAGGTTCGGCGAGGCAAAGGCGTCAAAACCGTCGGCATGGGCTTTGGTGGTGCGGTTCCCGCGATAGAGCCGGTTGTTGAAGAACAGGCTCACTTCGTTAATCGGGAAGTTGGCCGCCACGTACAGGGAGTTGAGCAGGTTGATCTGCCCGTCGGAGCGCAGCTCCGCCAGCGGGATCTGCGACCCGGTGACGATCACCGGCTTGCTGAGGTTTTCCAGCATGAACGACAGCGCCGAGGCGGTAAACGCCATGGTGTCGGTGCCGTGCAGGATCACGAAGCCATCGTAGTCGTCGTAGTGCGCCTTGATGTCGTCAGCGATATGTTGCCAGTCTTCCGGGGTCATGTCGGAAGAGTCCATCAGCGGATCGTATTCGTGGATGGTGAAGTCCGGCATCTCCGGGCGATGGAATTCGGGCATTAACGCCAGCTGGCGTTGCAGGTGGCCGGATACCGGAATGTAGCCATTTTCCGAGCGCTGCATACCGATGGTACCGCCGGTATAGGCCACATAAATTGATTTCTTTTGCATGATGTTATGTTCGTTTGCTTCAAAGAAAAATCCCCTCTTCGCAGAAGAGGGGATGAGGATTATCGTACGTTAGCGCAGGTGAGGCAGAACGCGTAGCGGTTTTGCGGATCGTTAAAGGCGGCCAGCTTGTCGCCCTCCGCTTTGACCGCTTTCGCCGCCGTGGCGACCGGGGCAGGCAGGTAAGCTTGCATCGCGTCCGGCAGCATGGCTTTTACCGAGCCGGAGAAGCTGTCCATCACCAGATCCATAAAGGTCGGCTCATCCTGATAGAAATCGATGTGCCACTGCTTCAGTTTCGCCAGCTCAGCGGCCTTCGCCACGGCATCGTCGAAGTCGCCCAGGTTATCCACCAGACCGTTGTTCTTCGCATCCTGGCCGGTCCAGACGTGACCCTGCGCAATCTGGTCGATCTGCTCCGGGGTTCGCTTACGGGAGTCGGCCACCAGGGTGATAAAACGCTTATAGCCGTTCTCAATGCTGAGCTGCATCATCTGCGACACTTCCGGCGGCAGCGCCTTGGTTACGGAGATGTCGGCCAGCGGTGAGGTGGCGACGCCGTCGGTGTGCACGCCCAGATAGTCAAGGCTGTTTTCGACGGTGTTAATCACCCCGAAGATGCCAATCGAGCCGGTGAGGGTGCTCGGGTTCGCCACGATGTAGTTCGCCGGGGTGGAGATCCAGTAGCCACCGGATGCCGCCATACCGCCCATCGAAACCACCACCGGCTTACCGGCGGCGCGCGCGGCTGCCAGTTCAGCACGGATCACTTCTGATGCGCTGACGCTGCCGCCCGGGCTGTTGACCCGCAGGACGATGGCTTTCACTTTCGGATCGAGACGCGCGTCGCGGATCTGTGCGGCGGTGGTATCACCCCCGACGTTACCCGGCGTCTCTTCGCCATCCATAATCGCCCCGTTAGCAAAGACCACGGCGATGCTGTCCCCGGTATCGGCCGGTTTTTTCGCCTGATAATCGTAGAAGCTGATGGCGCTGAAGTTCTTCTCCTCTTTGCTCCAGCCGAACTGTTTGGTCAGGGATTTTTCAACCTCGGCGCTGGAGCCCAGAGCATCCACCAGTTTGTTGTCCAGAGCATATTTCGCGGTATCGCCATCCACCTTACGCAGCCCGTCCAGCACGCCCTGCGCGCCCGGGAACACCTGCTCAGCGGTGATCTGACGGTTCGCGGCAACGGTGCTCAGGTAGTTCTGCCACAGCTCGCCAATCCAGCGGCTGTCCGCTTCACGGGCGGCAGGGGACATATCGTCGCGGATAAACGGCTCAACGGCGGATTTATAGGTCCCGACGCGGAAGACGTGGGTGGTGACCTTCAGCTTATCGAGCAGCGATTTGTAATAGAGGCCATTGGTGGCAAAGCCGTGCAGATCCACGCTGCCCTGCGGCGAAAGCCACACTTTGTTGGCAAAGCTCGCCAGATAGTACTGCCCCTGGCTGTAGTTATCGCCCACCGCAATCACCGGTTTGCCGCTGTCGCGGAACTCGCGCAGCGCTTTACCGATGTACTGCATTGAAGGCTGATCCGCCCCGGCAAAGTTTTTCAGATCCAGCACGATGCCGGTAATGTTGCGATCGTCCTTCGCCTGACGAATGGCGTCGACGATATCGAACAGCGAGTTCTCCTGCAGACGGTCGCTGGTAGCGCCAAACAGCTGGCGGCCCAGTACGCCAAGTCGATTGCTGGTGGACGGTTTATCCACTACCACGCCGGTAATATCCAGCAGCAGCGCGCCGCGCCCGGCGTTCTGGCTCTGGCTGGTGGCGCTGAGGTGCATCCAGACACCGACGCAAACCATCACAATAAGGATGAAAAAGAGGTTCATCACCAGGTTGCGGACGAAATTAAGCAGTCGCCACGTCCATTTAAAAAAACCGGCAAGCAGTCGCCAGAGGGTTCGCATGTATTCTCCCTGTCCAGATAATTACCTGTCCGTCCACGCTGGACGGTGTTGTCGGGCTATCGTAATGACCCGACCGTCACTTGTCAGCAGGAATCGCCTGCTACGCTGTAACAAAATCTGCCGTCGTGTTAATTTTGAGTAAATTTCAAGACAGGAGTTAACCCAATGGATGCACTCGAACTGCTTGTTAACCGTCGTAGCGCCTCGCGCCTGGCGGAGCCTGCTCCGGCTGGCGAACAGCTGGACAACATTCTTCGCGCCGGGATGCGCGCCCCTGATCACGGCACCTTACAGCCGTGGCACTTCTTTATCATCGAGGGTGACGGACGCGATCGCTTCAGCACCCTGCTGGAAAAAGGCGCCATCGCTGCCAGCCAGGATGAGAAGGCGATTGAGAAAGCCCGCAACGCACCGTTCCGCGCCCCGATGATCATCGCCGTGGTCGCCAAATGCCAGCCGCAGCACAAAGTGCCGGTGTGGGAGCAGGAGATGTCTGCCGGTTGCGCGGTGATGGCGATGCAGATGGCGGCGGTTGCACAAGGCTACAACGGTATCTGGCGCAGCGGCGCGTTAACCGACAGCCCGGTGGTGCGTGAAGGCCTCGACTGCGGCGCAGACGATAAAATCGTCGGTTTCCTCTATCTGGGCACCCCGCAGCTCAAAGCCTCGACCACCGTTTCCGTGCCTGACACCGCGCCTTTCGTCACCCGATTCTGAACATCCTCATAAAAACTGTCTGGATCCTGAGCAAGCGCAGCAGAATTCAGACAGTCATACTTATCACTTAATGGAATGAGCGCTAACATAGTGCAATTGTAATGAAAGGAGATTGTCATGAGCGAGCAAGCCATTCGTTTAACGCAATACAGCCATGGAGCCGGTTGCGGTTGTAAAATTTCACCTAAAGTGCTGGAGACCATCCTGCACAGCGAGCAGGCGAAGTTTGTCGACCCGAACCTGCTTGTGGGCAATGAAACCCGCGACGATGCCGCCGTCTACGATCTGGGCAACGGCACCAGCATCATCAGCACCACCGATTTCTTCATGCCCATCGTCGACAACCCGTACGACTTCGGGCGCATCGCGGCCACCAACGCCATCAGCGATATTTTTGCCATGGGCGGCAAGCCGATCATGGCGATTGCGATCCTCGGTTGGCCGATTAATACCCTGGCCCCGGAGATCGCCCGGGAGGTGATCGAGGGTGGGCGTTTTGCCTGCCAGCAGGCGGGGATCGCCCTGGCGGGTGGCCACTCCATTGATGCCCCGGAGCCGATTTTCGGCCTGGCGGTCACGGGCGTGGTACCCACGGAACGCGTCAAACGCAACAGCACCGCTGAAGCGGGCTGCAAGCTGTTCCTCACCAAGCCGCTGGGGATTGGCGTGCTCACCACCGCCGAGAAAAAATCACTGCTGCTGCCGGAGCACAAAGGGCTGGCGACGGAAGTGATGTGTCAGATGAACCTGGCCGGTGCCGCCTTTGCCAATATCGACGGCGTGAAGGCGATGACCGACGTGACGGGCTTCGGGCTGCTGGGCCACCTCAGCGAAGTGTGTCAGGGCGCGGGCGTGCAGGCGCAGCTCTGGTATCAGGACATACCTAAACTGCCGGGCGTCGAAGCCTACATTACCCAGGGCGCTGTCCCGGGCGGAACACAGCGTAACTTCGCCAGCTACGGTCATCTGATGGGCGAGATGCCTGCCGAGTGGCGCGATCTGCTGTGCGATCCGCAGACCTCCGGCGGCCTGCTGCTGGCCGTAACCCCAGACGCCGAAGACGACGTCCGCGCGACAGCCGCCGAGTACGGTATCACCCTCACCGCCATTGGCGAGCTGGTGACCGCCCGCGGCGGCCGTCCGATGATTGAGATCCGTTAATTCAATGCGGTTATTTATTGCCGAAAAACCGAGCCTCGCCAGGGCGATTGCGGATGTTTTACCCAAACCGCATCGCAAGGGCGATGGCTATATTGAGTGCGGAAACGGGCAGGTGGTCACCTGGTGTATTGGCCACCTGCTGGAGCAGGCCCAGCCGGACGCCTACGACAGCCGCTACGCGCGCTGGAATCTGAACGATCTCCCCATCGTGCCGGAAAAGTGGCAGCTGCAGCCGCGCCCGTCGGTGACCAAACAGCTGAACGTGATTAAGCGGCTGCTGAATGAGGCGACGGAAGTGATCCACGCCGGTGACCCGGACCGTGAAGGTCAGCTGCTGGTGGACGAAGTGCTGGATTACCTGAGTCTGGCCCCGGAAAAACGCCAGCAGGTGCAGCGCTGTCTGATTAACGATCTCAACCCGCAGGCGGTCGAGCGGGCCATTTCGCGTCTGCGATCCAACAGCGAGTTTGTCCCGCTGTGCGTCTCGGCGCTCGCCCGTGCCCGCGCCGACTGGCTGTACGGCATCAACATGACCCGCGCCTACACCATTCTCGGGCGTAACGCCGGGTATCAGGGTGTGCTCTCGGTGGGCCGGGTGCAGACCCCGGTGCTGGGGCTGGTAGTGCGTCGCGATGAGGAGATCGAGAACTTTGTCGCCAAAGACTTCTTCGAAGTGAAGGCCCACATCGTCACCCCGAAAGACGAACGCTTTACCGCCGTATGGCAGCCGAGCGAGGCCTGCGAACCCTATCAGGATGAAGAGGGGCGTCTGCTGCATCGTCCTCTGGCCGATCACGTGGTGACCCGCATCCAGGGTCAGCCCGCTGTGGTCACCAGCTATAACGATAAACGGGAATCAGAACCTGCGCCGCTGCCGTTCTCGCTTTCTGCTTTGCAGATTGAAGCGGCAAAACGCTACGGCCTGAGCGCGCAAAACGTGCTCGATATCTGCCAGAAGCTGTATGAGACGCACAAGCTGATTACCTATCCGCGTTCCGACAGCCGCTACCTGCCGGAAGAGCATTTCGCCGGGCGTCACGCGGTACTGAACGCCATTGCCGCGCACGCTCCCGATTTGGTGCCGCAGCCGGTGGTCAACCCGGACACCCGCAACCGCTGCTGGGACGATAAAAAGGTGGATGCTCACCACGCCATCATTCCGACGGCGCGCAGCAGTTCCGTCAACCTGACGGATAACGAAGCGAAGGTCTATAACCTCGTGGCCCGCCAGTATCTGATGCAGTTCTGCCCGGATGCGGTGTTCCGCAAGTGCGTTATTGAGCTGGAGATCGCCAAAGGCAAGTTTATCGCTAAAGCCCGATTCCTCGCGGAAGCCGGGTGGCGCACGCTACTGGGCAATAAAGAGCGGGACGAGGAGAACGACGGTACGCCGCTGCCGGTGGTGGCGAAAAACGACGAGCTGCTGTGCGAGAAAGGCGAAGTGGTGGAGCGACAAACCCAGCCACCGCGCCACTTCACCGACGCCACAATCCTTTCTGCCATGACCGGGATCGCCCGCTTTGTGCAGGATAAAGATCTGAAGAAGATCCTGCGCGCGACCGACGGGCTGGGAACGGAAGCGACCCGCGCTGGGATCATCGAGCTGCTGTTCAAACGCGGTTTTCTGCACAAGAAAGGGCGCTATATCCACTCGACGGATGCGGGCCGGGCGCTGATCCACTCTCTGCCGGAGATGGCCGCCAGACCGGACATGACCGCGCACTGGGAGTCGGTGCTGACGCAGATCAGCGAGAAGCAGTGTCGCTATCAGGACTTTATGCAGCCGCTGGTGGGGACGTTATTTGATTTGATCAACCAGGCGCGGAACACCTCGGTGAGAGATTTTCGCGGCATGGTGGCGCCGGGCGGCGACAAGAAGAAAAAGTTTAAGAAGAAGAGTGCGGCCTGAGGAATTGCCGGGTGGCGGCTACGCCTTACCCGGCCTACAAAAGCACGAACCGTAGGCCGGGTAAGCGCAGCGCCACCCGGCACAGCCACAGAATCAGATCACACCCTGACCCAACATCGCATCCGCCACTTTCACAAACCCGGCAATGTTCGCGCCGCGAACGTAGTTGGTCTGCTTCTCCTCGCCGCCGTACTCGACGCAGGCGTGGTGAATATCCAGCATAATGTGATGCAGACGCGCATCCACTTTCTCCGCTTTCCAGCCCATACGCGCGGCGTTTTGCGCCATCTCCAGACCTGAGGTTGCCACACCGCCGGCGTTCGCCGCTTTACCCGGTGCGAACAGCACGCCAGCCTGCAGGAACAGGTCGGTGGCTTCGATGGTGGTTGGCATGTTGGCCCCTTCGGCCACCGCTTTCACGCCGTTGGCGATCAGCTGGTGCGCGGCATCCACGTCCAGTTCGTTCTGGGTGGCGCACGGCAGGGCGATATCCACCGGTACGGCCCACGGCTGTTTGCCTTCCAGATAGACCAGCCCGAACTCACGGGCATAATCGGCCACGCGGCCGTCGCGGCTGGCTTTGATCTCGCACAGGCGCGCCAGTTTTTCGGTAGTGAAGCCCGCTTCGTCAACCACGGTACCGCTGGAGTCAGAGGCGGTGATCACCCGTGCGCCCAGCTCCATCGCTTTCTCGATTGCGTACTGGGCCACGTTGCCGGAGCCGGAAACCGCAACCCGCATCCCGTCAAAGCTCATCCCGTGACGCTTCAGCATCGCTTCCGTGAAGTAGACCAGACCGTAGCCGGTGGCTTCCGGGCGGATCAGGCTGCCGCCGAAGGAGAGGCCTTTCCCGGTAAAGACGCAGGCGCTGTTGTTGGAGAGTTTTTTCATCATCCCGGCCATAAAGCCCACCTCGCGACCGCCAACGCCGATATCCCCGGCCGGTACGTCGGTATCCGCGCCCAGGTGACGATAGAGTTCAGTCATCAGCGCCTGGCAGAAACGCATCACTTCGCCTTCGCTTTTGCCTTTCGGATCGAAATCGCTGCCGCCTTTACCGCCGCCCATAGGCAGGGTGGTCAGGGCATTTTTAAAGGTCTGTTCAAAGCCGAGGAACTTCAGGATCGACAGGTTCACCGACGGGTGGAAACGCATCCCGCCCTTGAACGGGCCAATCGCGGAGCTGAACTGCACGCGCCAGGCACGGTTGACCTGCACCTGATTGCGGTCATCGATCCATACCACGCGGAACTGGATCACGCGTTCAGGTTCAACCAGGCGCTCAAGCAGGGACATCTGACGATAGCGGGGGTTTTGTTCCAGGAATGGCCAGAGGGTGGTCATTACTTCACGTACGGCCTGAGCAAATTCGCTCTGGTGCGGGTCACGCTGTTGAACACGATTCAAAAAGGATTCAAGGGAGCAAGCCTGGTCCATAACTATAAGTTCCTCTTATATTAAAGATTGTTCTATTTGTTACAAATATATACATGTTGTTGTGTTTTTCGACTATACCACCCGATGGCCTTTTGAATGCAAGCGAAATTTCGCCGTCCAGATAAATTCATTAAACGCGCCAGGTCATAACAAAAAACGATGACCGGCGGGATTAAAGCTTCGGCCACTTTTTACCGTTATAGTGATTATCAGGACACAACAGGAAGAGACGTCTATGAAGCGTATTGTGATGGCTGTTTTGCTTGGGGTTTTCTCGGCCGGCAGTCAGGCCGACCAGCGGTTTGGCACCGGCGTGGATGTGAATATCCCGCCGGAGATCTTCAGCTCCAGCGGTCAGCGTCCGCCGCCTTGCAACCAGTGCTGCATTTTTCAGGATCAGAACTATTCAGAAGGGGCGGTAGTAAAAGCCGAAGGGGTGCTGTTGCAGTGCCAGCGCGATCCTAATGCCCTGAGCACGAATCCGCTGGTGTGGCGTCGCGTAAGAGAATAAACGCTTCAAGCAAAGGGATATCCGCCGGGGCGAGATCGTAATCCAGCGCCTCGCGCGGTGAACACCACACCAGCTGGCTGTGGTAGTGCGTTTGGGGTGCGCCGGTAAATTCCGGTACGTGCCAGGCGTGCAGATTGATGAGTCGCTGCGACACTTCCCGCTGATGGCTGGCGACGTAGCGGGCAGGGCGGGCTTCAATACCCAGCTCCTCGCGCAACTCACGCACCAGCGCGTCGGGCTGCGTCTCCCCGGTTTCCACTTTACCCCCGGCAAACTCCCACAGACCCGGCTGATCCGCATGCTCAGGGCGTTGCGCCAGTAAAATTTTGCCATCCCGTTCGAGAATAGCGCAGACAACATCGAGTGTTTTTAGCATGATCGTCAATAATGGTTGAGAGAAAAAGAGTTAGGATCTGCGCACTTAACACGCCAGGGAGCATCCTGTGAAAGAGATACCGCCAGTCTGGGTTAAACCCATCGAATCCATCCCCGCCATTCTAACGCCAGTCGCCTCGATGCAGAAAAAACATTATGGCGCGGTGCTTAATCCCCTGCGTTGGTGGGGACGCATGCCCCGGCTCTTCTGGCTGGTGGCGCTGTTTGTCGGCTTTCTGGAGCGTAAAAAATCGCCGCTCGAGCCGGTACTGCGATCGCTGCTGATGACCCGTATCTCGCAGATCTGCCACTGCGCCTTTTGCATCGACGCCAACGCGTTGCGCCTGGCAGAACGCAGCGGCGGGCTGGATAAGGTGCAGGCGGTGGCGACATGGCGCGACAGCAGCCTGTTCAACGATAAAGAGCGCGCCGCGCTGGCCTATGCGGAGGCGGTGACCGCCACGCCGCCGAGGGTTGATGAGACCACCAAAGCGGCGCTGCGCCGTCACTTTGATGAGGAGGCGATCACCGAGATGACGGCCCTGATCGCTTTCCAGAATTTATCGGCCCGCTTTAACGCGGCGCTGGAGATCCCCTCGCAGGGATTATGTGCAGTGGCAGGAGAGAAACGCGATGCTTGACCGTCACCTTCACCCGCGCATCAAGCCGCTGCTTAACCGGCTGGTAACCACCCTTGATAAACCGGGCATCACCCCGGACGGCATTACGTTGATTGGCTTTGCCATCGGGGTGCTGGCGCTGCCGTTTCTGGCGCAGGGCTGGTATCTGGCAGCGCTGGTGGTCATTGTGCTGAACCGTCTGCTTGACGGGCTGGACGGGGCGCTGGCCCGGCGGCGCGGGCTGACCGATGCCGGCGGTTTTCTCGATATCTCT
This DNA window, taken from Leclercia adecarboxylata, encodes the following:
- a CDS encoding glycoside hydrolase family 18 protein; amino-acid sequence: MKRLPLLAALPLLCASVASASSMMSVGYFNGGGDVTAGPGGDINKLDVRQITHLNYSFGLIYNDEKDETNPALKDPARLHQIWLSPKVEADLALLPVLRKQNPNLKVLLSVGGWGARGFSGAASTPETRAVFIRSADAIVEKYGLDGIDLDWEYPVNGAWGLVASKPEDRANFTALLKELRAAFGDKKLVTIAVGANAESPKSWVDVKAVAPQLDYINLMTYDMAYGTQYFNANLYDSSAWPTVAAADKYSVDFVVNNYLAAGLKPQQMNLGIGFYGRVPKRAVEPGIDWSKADAQKNPATQPYFSAQQIELFKSLGYDLTKDTYVKYNDIVKTFLNDPQKRFTEQWDDEAKVPWLSVKSDDGKPLFALSYENPRSVAIKADYIKEKGLAGAMFWEYGADDNNQLAKQLADSLGIKH
- the msrB gene encoding peptide-methionine (R)-S-oxide reductase MsrB; the encoded protein is MSNQHNSDELKKNLTEMQFYVTQHHGTEPPFTGRLLHNKRDGVYHCLVCDAALFNSQSKYDSGCGWPSFYEPVSEEAIHYLKDTSHGMERIEIRCGNCDAHLGHVFPDGPQPTGERFCVNSASLSFTDDQNGDQTKG
- the pncA gene encoding bifunctional nicotinamidase/pyrazinamidase, with product MKQRALLLVDLQNDFCAGGALAVAEGDSTVDVANALIGWCKARGEAVVASQDWHPADHGSFASQHNVEPFTQGELDGLPQTFWPDHCVQHSEGAELHPLLNSKAIDAVFQKGENPNIDSYSAFFDNGHRQKTGLDQWLRHHEIVELIVMGLATDYCVKFTVLDALQLGYRVNVITDGCRGVNIQRQDSAQAFMDMAAEGATLYTLADWQETQA
- the ansA gene encoding asparaginase, which encodes MQKKSIYVAYTGGTIGMQRSENGYIPVSGHLQRQLALMPEFHRPEMPDFTIHEYDPLMDSSDMTPEDWQHIADDIKAHYDDYDGFVILHGTDTMAFTASALSFMLENLSKPVIVTGSQIPLAELRSDGQINLLNSLYVAANFPINEVSLFFNNRLYRGNRTTKAHADGFDAFASPNLTPLLEAGIHIRRLGTPPAPHTSGELVVHPITPQPIGVVTIYPGISAEVVRNFLRQPVKALILRSYGVGNAPQNGEFLKELQEASSRGIVVVNLTQCMSGKVNMGGYATGNALAHAGVISGFDMTVEATLTKLHYLLSQDLDVQAIRTAMMQNLRGELTPDE
- the gapA gene encoding glyceraldehyde-3-phosphate dehydrogenase, which translates into the protein MTIKVGINGFGRIGRIVFRAAQERSDIEIVGINDLLDAEYMAYMLKYDSTHGRFNGTVEVKDGHLVVNGKTIRVTAEKDPANLKWGEIGVDVVAEATGIFLTDETARKHITAGAKKVVLTGPSKDNTPMFVKGANFEKYAGQDIVSNASCTTNCLAPLAKVINDNFGIVEGLMTTVHATTATQKTVDGPSHKDWRGGRGAAQNIIPSSTGAAKAVGVVLPELNGKLTGMAFRVPTPNVSVVDLTVRLEKAASYEEIKKAIKAASEGAMKGVLGYTEDDVVSTDFNGEICTSVFDAKAGIALNDNFVKLVSWYDNETGYSNKVLDLIAHISK
- a CDS encoding YeaC family protein; its protein translation is MNIEEMINGMTPEVYQRLVTAVELGKWADGVALTPEQKENCLQLVMLWQARNNTDAQHMTIDTQGQMVMKSKQQLKEDFGIAPKSIATLKMH